The following coding sequences are from one Salvia hispanica cultivar TCC Black 2014 chromosome 3, UniMelb_Shisp_WGS_1.0, whole genome shotgun sequence window:
- the LOC125209188 gene encoding leucine-rich repeat receptor-like protein kinase PEPR2, with protein MIHVHDHFCQNQTHTKSDITRIQNHLLIQTSLPDMFIVILGYVLFLVPLPSASQPQAALQLLRFRDSLPEASKSLLQWNPTTSASAHCSWPGVSCYSNETDFRVEKLELKGLGLTGVLEDSYSLLCGVSDLVLVDLSSNNFSGSVPTVLGNCSQLIDVNLNNNHLSGPIPPDVFKPGKLLALDLGGNKLSGTIPPEVGQCKRLEYLALSASSLSGEVPSELFSVLNLKYLYLDLNQFNGTLPKFPSRCPLVELLLRNNSFHGSLPPSISNCRDLQFLDVSRNKLGGVMEQDIFTGLMQLDQLSLARNNFEGQIPMSVWSLRNITSLLLFVNKFNGSIPEDIRQCDKLTRLDLSENVLTGPIPASVSYLRNLRFMNLLKNRLSGPIPQGIGNCTSLTDVVLRENNISGILPPELCGLRSLVFLMLNHNHIEGPIPDCVGSLISLQVFSVYNNSMTGRVPPGITKLTNLTTLNLAVNKLEGVIPSDLGKNLVPGLVILDLTGNQFTGELPRAACSGNRLQRYTLGNNKFVGGFPTEIIKCKSLIRLSLDNNSLQGSIPNELENSSSIEYFNIRGNMFEGPIPTVFGSWSNLSTVDLSDNKFSGSIPKEFGGLQNLVEMNISSNRLTGEIPPELSRCPKIDMLDLSKNDLEGGVPSEILSSSSLSIIQFQDNKLTGMIPNTSASGQKLRVLQLGDNLLEGHFPCNLNTDLKSLNLSTNKFSGEIPRCIGNLKNLEILDISSNDFSGEIPSVANDMGSLQVLNISYNQLSGQIPDAWAKPLEQPRTSDGNPRLCLASINGGNCRSHKKVHRGLLAGIITGSFFLTACLLAAMYVLVTRFWHHTPSTPEQSLLHDQSSYEDLPDDLKFVDILRGTEGWSDKYVIGRGKHGTVYRAQSMKSKKHWAIKKVDLTEAKSNTEMRILNLVRHRNILRMGGYSIRNGCGYIVTEYMPEGTLYHLLHKRLPRVALTWEQRCRIALGIAQGLSYLHHDCVPPIIHRDIKSDNVLLDSEFEPKIGDFGTAKLDSDVEEDETDSTIVGTLGYIAPENAYSSKLTDKCDVYSYGVILLELLCRKLPVDPSFDEGLDIVSWVRTTLHGYNPHVDFLDEEIMHWEREDQQEVLEMVDLALKCTEMVPDIRPSMRDVVSSLLKFQKKN; from the exons ATGATCCATGTCCATGACCATTTTTGCCAAAaccaaacacacacaaaatccGATATCACTCGAATCCAAAATCACCTACTGATCCAAACAAGCTTACCCGATATGTTTATTGTGATTCTTGGTTATGTTCTGTTTCTTGTCCCACTCCCATCTGCTTCGCAGCCTCAAGCTGCGCTGCAGCTTCTCCGGTTCCGAGACAGTCTGCCGGAGGCCTCGAAGTCTCTCCTGCAATGGAACCCGACCACCTCAGCTTCTGCTCACTGCAGCTGGCCTGGTGTTTCTTGCTACTCAAATGAAACAGATTTTCGAGTGGAAAAGTTGGAGCTGAAGGGGTTAGGGCTCACTGGGGTTCTAGAAGATTCGTATTCGTTGCTGTGTGGGGTTTCTGATCTGGTCCTTGTTGATCTCAGCAGCAACAATTTCAGTGGAAGCGTTCCTACTGTGCTTGGAAACTGCAGTCAGCTCATCGATGTTAATCTCAACAACAATCACCTGTCAGGACCAATTCCACCTGACGTTTTCAAGCCAGGCAAGCTTCTGGCGCTCGACTTGGGCGGGAACAAGCTATCTGGCACGATTCCACCCGAGGTAGGCCAATGCAAACGTCTTGAATATCTTGCGTTGAGCGCGAGCTCATTGAGCGGTGAAGTTCCAAGTGAGCTGTTTTCAGTTCTGAATTTGAAGTATCTCTATTTGGATTTGAATCAATTCAACGGTACGTTACCTAAATTTCCATCAAGATGCCCACTTGTTGAACTGCTTCTGCGAAACAATTCATTCCATGGCTCCTTGCCACCGTCCATAAGCAACTGTCGGGATCTCCAATTCCTGGATGTATCTAGGAACAAGCTTGGAGGAGTAATGGAGCAGGATATCTTCACGGGGCTGATGCAACTTGACCAACTGTCCCTTGCTCGAAACAACTTTGAAGGGCAAATTCCTATGTCCGTCTGGAGTCTCAGGAATATAACGAGCCTCTTGCTTTTTGTAAACAAGTTCAATGGGAGCATTCCTGAAGATATCAGGCAATGTGATAAGCTTACTCGCCTCGACTTATCAGAAAACGTCTTGACTGGTCCTATTCCAGCTTCAGTTTCTTATCTCAGAAATTTGCGGTTCATGAATCTATTAAAAAATAGGCTCAGTGGTCCTATACCTCAGGGAATTGGAAACTGCACTTCTCTAACAGATGTTGTTTTGCGCGAAAACAACATCAGTGGAATTCTTCCTCCTGAGTTATGTGGTCTCCGGAGTTTGGTGTTTCTCATGCTGAATCACAATCATATTGAGGGTCCTATACCGGATTGTGTAGGGAGTTTGATCTCTCTTCAAGTGTTCAGCGTTTACAACAACAGCATGACAGGCAGAGTACCACCTGGTATTACCAAGTTGACCAACCTTACAACTCTTAATTTGGCTGTAAACAAATTAGAAGGGGTGATTCCATCAGATCTGGGCAAGAATCTCGTTCCTGGTTTGGTTATCTTGGATCTTACAGGAAATCAGTTCACGGGAGAACTTCCACGTGCTGCATGTTCTGGCAACCGTCTTCAACGTTACACCCTTGGCAACAACAAATTTGTAGGCGGTTTCCCCACAGAAATCATCAAATGTAAGTCTCTAATTAGATTGTCTCTTGACAACAATAGCTTGCAAGGAAGCATACCAAATGAGCTGGAAAATTCATCCAgcattgaatattttaatattcgaGGAAACATGTTTGAAGGACCTATCCCAACAGTCTTTGGTTCCTGGAGCAATCTCTCAACTGTTGATCTTTCAGACAATAAGTTTTCAGGCTCAATACCTAAGGAATTTGGGGGACTTCAAAATCTGGTAGAAATGAATATTTCTTCAAACAGATTGACAGGAGAAATTCCTCCCGAGCTGAGTCGTTGTCCAAAAATAGACATGCTAGACCTCAGCAAGAATGACCTTGAGGGAGGTGTCCCGTCTGAGATcctttcttcatcatcactGTCAATCATTCAGTTTCAAGACAACAAACTGACAGGCATGATTCCCAACACTTCTGCGAGTGGACAAAAACTGCGAGTGCTGCAGCTTGGGGACAATTTGCTCGAGGGTCATTTTCCTTGCAATCTTAATACAGATCTCAAGAGTCTGAACCTCAGTACAAACAAGTTTTCTGGAGAAATACCCAGATGCATTGGCAATCTCAAAAACTTGGAGATTCTTGATATCTCAAGCAACGATTTCTCAGGCGAGATACCATCAGTGGCAAATGATATGGGATCACTTCAAGTTCTGAACATATCATATAATCAACTCTCTGGCCAAATTCCTGATGCTTGGGCAAAGCCATTGGAGCAACCCAGAACATCTGACGGAAATCCAAGACTCTGCCTAGCATCCATAAATGGCGGCAACTGCAGAAGTCACAAGAAAGTACATCGAGGCCTCCTTGCTGGTATTATAACCGGATCATTTTTCTTGACAGCATGCCTTCTTGCTGCCATGTACGTGTTAGTAACTCGTTTTTGGCACCATACCCCATCAACTCCTGAACAGTCGCTGTTGCACGATCAATCGAGCTACGAAGACTTACCAGATGATCTGAAATTTGTTGACATTCTTCGTGGAACTGAAGGTTGGAGTGATAAATATGTGATTGGAAGAGGCAAGCATGGAACTGTTTATAGAGCACAATCGATGAAATCAAAAAAGCACTGGGCAATTAAGAAGGTGGATCTAACTGAGGCAAAATCCAACACGGAGATGAGAATTTTGAACCTGGTCAGGCATAGAAATATACTTAGAATGGGAGGATACAGCATCAGGAATGGATGTGGATACATAGTTACAGAATACATGCCTGAAGGTACTCTCTATCATCTGCTGCACAAGAGGTTGCCTCGGGTAGCTTTGACCTGGGAGCAACGATGCCGTATAGCTCTTGGAATAGCTCAAGGTTTGTCGTATCTTCACCATGATTGTGTGCCTCCAATCATTCACAGAGATATCAAATCAGACAATGTACTGCTGGACTCAGAATTTGAACCGAAGATTGGAGATTTTGGGACAGCGAAACTGGATTCAGATGTTGAAGAAGACGAAACAGATTCTACAATTGTTGGAACACTTGGCTATATAGCACCAG AGAATGCATACTCATCAAAGTTGACGGATAAATGTGATGTATACAGCTATGGGGTAATTCTGCTGGAGCTTCTTTGCAGAAAATTACCTGTGGATCCCAGCTTTGATGAGGGCTTAGATATTGTCTCATGGGTAAGGACGACACTACATGGTTACAACCCTCACGTCGATTTCTTGGATGAAGAAATCATGCACTGGGAGAGAGAGGACCAGCAAGAAGTACTGGAGATGGTGGATCTTGCTTTAAAATGCACTGAAATGGTTCCAGATATCAGGCCCTCAATGAGAGATGTAGTGAGTTCTCTgcttaaatttcaaaaaaaaaattga